The window agctctcctgtcatgctctctctctgcaggggGCGAGGATGGTGTTGTCCACACGCTTCTTCACTGACTTCACCCCACAGGCCAGTTTTGACATCAAGGTGAgtccacatacacacaaaacaaatgCATGTGACACGTACTGAATAGATTTCTCCTGGACATGTCTCTTCTACACAACACACTTCTATCATACCCTACTGAACAAGCCCGAGATGCAGTATGAAATGGAAACTTCCTCATCAAACTTATCTGGTTGATTGGTTGagctgcctgtctccctcccttccctgtgCTGTCCAATAGAAGTGTGAGCTGCACCGTCTGGAGGCGGGCCCCTCTGAGACAGCGGTGTTGACCAGAGAACAGGGCCTCCAGTACTACAGGACCATGCAGACCATGAGACGCATGGAGCTGAAGGCTGACCAGCTGTACAAGCAGAAGATCATCAGAGGCTTCTGCCACCTCTACGACGGACaggtcaccacacacacacacacacacacacacacacacattacatatagattagaacacacacacattacatatagattagaacacacacacagcaagagagaaaggaacatacacacactccccttctctctcctagcTGTTGTTGGTTGTGTTACAGGAGGCGTGTGCGATGGGCATCGAGGCGGGCATCAACCCAACAGACCACCTGATCACAGCGTACCGCGCCCATGGCTACACTTTCACACGGGGTGTATCCGTTAGAGAGATCATGGCTGAACTCACAGGTGAGACACACCTAGAAACTGATCGAAGGTCAGATTTGTATTTCCTCCTAATGGTTAAGGTCAGGATTTAGGGCAGATAAACTGATCCTTCCACCTGACATAgatttctattctctctctgtctctttttctcagGTCGTAGAGGAGGTGTGGCCAAGGGCAAAGGTGGTTCTATGCACATGTACGCTAAACACTTCTATGGAGGGAATGGAATCGTGGGGGCTCAGGTAACTCTCTCACAGGtcagactctctcacacacaaacctagACCGAGAGGGGAACATGCATTttcgcagtgtgtgtgtctacaggttCCATTGGGTGCTGGTGTGGCACTAGCCTGTCAGTACCAGGGCAACAACCAGGTGTGCGTGGCGCTGTACGGAGACGGAGCAGCCAACCAGGTGAGGTCTATCTAACAGTTACAATGAAGTTATTAAATCATCATCATCGTCTCTGCTCTTGTCCAATCAGGGCCAGATCTTTGAGTCGTTCAACATGGCGGCTCTGTGGAAGCTGCCGTGTATCTTCATCTGTGAGAACAACAAGTTTGGCATGGGGACGTCTGTAG is drawn from Oncorhynchus tshawytscha isolate Ot180627B linkage group LG29, Otsh_v2.0, whole genome shotgun sequence and contains these coding sequences:
- the LOC112247524 gene encoding pyruvate dehydrogenase E1 component subunit alpha, mitochondrial-like isoform X1, with protein sequence MQKMLTLISNVYRLGNASKNVGARMVLSTRFFTDFTPQASFDIKKCELHRLEAGPSETAVLTREQGLQYYRTMQTMRRMELKADQLYKQKIIRGFCHLYDGQEACAMGIEAGINPTDHLITAYRAHGYTFTRGVSVREIMAELTGRRGGVAKGKGGSMHMYAKHFYGGNGIVGAQCVCLQVPLGAGVALACQYQGNNQVCVALYGDGAANQGQIFESFNMAALWKLPCIFICENNKFGMGTSVERSSASTDYFKRGDYIPGIKVDGMDVLCVREAIKFAADYCRAGKGPIVMELETYRYHGHSMSDPGVSYRSREEIQEVRSKSDPITMLKERMLSNNMASVEEIKEIDVDIRKVIEDAAQFAISDPEPPLDELCNHIFANDLPMEVRGTNPWVKLKSVS
- the LOC112247524 gene encoding pyruvate dehydrogenase E1 component subunit alpha, somatic form, mitochondrial-like isoform X3, translating into MQKMLTLISNVYRLGNASKNVGARMVLSTRFFTDFTPQASFDIKKCELHRLEAGPSETAVLTREQGLQYYRTMQTMRRMELKADQLYKQKIIRGFCHLYDGQEACAMGIEAGINPTDHLITAYRAHGYTFTRGVSVREIMAELTGRRGGVAKGKGGSMHMYAKHFYGGNGIVGAQGQIFESFNMAALWKLPCIFICENNKFGMGTSVERSSASTDYFKRGDYIPGIKVDGMDVLCVREAIKFAADYCRAGKGPIVMELETYRYHGHSMSDPGVSYRSREEIQEVRSKSDPITMLKERMLSNNMASVEEIKEIDVDIRKVIEDAAQFAISDPEPPLDELCNHIFANDLPMEVRGTNPWVKLKSVS
- the LOC112247524 gene encoding pyruvate dehydrogenase E1 component subunit alpha, mitochondrial-like isoform X2 — protein: MQKMLTLISNVYRLGNASKNVGARMVLSTRFFTDFTPQASFDIKKCELHRLEAGPSETAVLTREQGLQYYRTMQTMRRMELKADQLYKQKIIRGFCHLYDGQEACAMGIEAGINPTDHLITAYRAHGYTFTRGVSVREIMAELTGRRGGVAKGKGGSMHMYAKHFYGGNGIVGAQVPLGAGVALACQYQGNNQVCVALYGDGAANQGQIFESFNMAALWKLPCIFICENNKFGMGTSVERSSASTDYFKRGDYIPGIKVDGMDVLCVREAIKFAADYCRAGKGPIVMELETYRYHGHSMSDPGVSYRSREEIQEVRSKSDPITMLKERMLSNNMASVEEIKEIDVDIRKVIEDAAQFAISDPEPPLDELCNHIFANDLPMEVRGTNPWVKLKSVS